The Algoriphagus sp. TR-M9 genome has a window encoding:
- a CDS encoding terpene synthase family protein, producing MKAVFEFPVAMNRHCIALDVEVLRWAWAAGLFESPAELERCRTQKINWFAAYLFPEELPLKLELIMKFFLCLFLLDDLLDIYLDRDMEHYLIHLRSGKASHPVPRLEKLGASLLQFNQEIVQANGVSGLGKQWEQTWQDHLEALQWELRSKRSAVPPVLEAYRRYRPIASGAYLAMGFLRTDNTFLDCFSELLESQLARFICLSNDLASHTKELKIGDFHNEVLILREEIGDIAIGWVQNEIVRLRKSIWMLAEQVGSQSEQCDRWARSLLLQAGGCTAWTAETSRYQVYINGNSATH from the coding sequence ATGAAGGCAGTCTTTGAATTTCCAGTAGCCATGAACAGACATTGTATTGCCCTGGACGTGGAGGTGCTCCGATGGGCCTGGGCTGCTGGTCTGTTTGAAAGCCCCGCCGAATTGGAACGTTGCAGAACTCAAAAGATCAATTGGTTTGCCGCCTATCTTTTCCCAGAGGAATTACCCTTGAAACTGGAGCTGATCATGAAGTTCTTTTTGTGCCTGTTTCTGTTGGATGATCTCCTGGATATATACCTGGATAGAGATATGGAGCATTACCTCATTCATCTCCGGTCCGGAAAAGCTTCTCATCCCGTCCCCAGATTGGAAAAGCTGGGCGCTAGCCTTCTGCAATTCAATCAGGAAATAGTTCAAGCTAATGGAGTGTCGGGACTAGGAAAGCAATGGGAGCAAACCTGGCAAGATCATCTGGAGGCCTTGCAGTGGGAACTGAGGAGTAAAAGATCAGCTGTTCCTCCTGTCTTGGAAGCGTATAGAAGGTATAGACCCATAGCCTCCGGAGCCTACCTGGCCATGGGTTTTCTGAGGACAGACAACACTTTTCTTGATTGCTTTAGTGAACTACTGGAATCCCAGTTGGCCAGGTTTATCTGCCTCTCCAATGATCTGGCTTCCCATACCAAAGAGCTAAAAATCGGAGACTTTCATAATGAAGTACTCATCCTCAGGGAGGAAATAGGTGATATAGCGATTGGCTGGGTACAAAATGAAATTGTAAGGCTTAGGAAAAGCATTTGGATGCTGGCCGAGCAGGTCGGCTCCCAGTCAGAGCAATGCGATAGATGGGCCCGCAGCCTTTTGTTACAGGCTGGGGGATGTACTGCCTGGACGGCTGAGACCTCCAGATATCAGGTTTATATCAACGGTAATTCTGCTACACACTAA
- a CDS encoding redoxin domain-containing protein, whose product MKKLILICLLGLLCLPTSTSTAQVADSPGADLPHRSTPQFSSGMGETHRGGDSRSDTLSIGDQIPAGIEFSEVLHYDSDKLRLDDYRGKYVILEFWAPTCTASIASLPQLDAIQKKYGDRIAILPITVFAEDQITQTISGNKRLEAVALPLVVDARKMRSYFPHSVIPHVVVLDPEGKVVGITGIEDITTANLDELLSTGESSFRTKEDMRVRLPKGERLVSGSPEVGNKNIWFQSAMTGYIPEIRGGLYQNFEEMSHIRITNRPLYDHYSLAYSGKSMEDYFGRNRFETEGFGEEELTTSKSGNDYREWMAQGNHVFGYELIAPAHTDPYELMREDLRRFFPHIEAKVEKKKKTVYALIQQEGSVYPASTTEKSSYAMDAGLQMRNLSIQGLVHHLNVVFLRNSPYPVINKTGLDYPIDLDLQANFSDVESLGQALREKGLDLVKREEEINVLVIRKVAEPKLLAL is encoded by the coding sequence ATGAAAAAATTAATACTCATTTGCTTACTGGGATTGCTATGCCTTCCCACAAGCACTTCCACAGCACAAGTTGCTGATTCACCCGGGGCGGATTTACCTCATAGGTCCACGCCCCAGTTCTCCTCTGGTATGGGGGAGACCCATCGGGGCGGGGATTCCCGCTCCGATACCTTATCCATTGGCGATCAGATTCCTGCTGGGATTGAGTTCTCAGAGGTATTACACTATGATTCGGATAAGCTTCGGCTGGATGATTACCGGGGCAAGTATGTGATCCTGGAATTCTGGGCTCCTACCTGTACAGCCAGTATCGCTTCCCTGCCTCAGCTGGATGCCATCCAGAAGAAGTATGGAGACCGGATTGCCATTTTGCCGATCACTGTCTTTGCCGAGGATCAAATCACCCAGACAATTTCAGGAAACAAACGCCTGGAAGCTGTAGCGTTGCCGCTGGTGGTGGATGCCCGCAAGATGCGATCCTACTTTCCCCATTCGGTGATACCCCATGTGGTGGTGCTCGATCCTGAAGGAAAAGTAGTGGGCATTACAGGGATAGAGGATATCACCACTGCCAATTTGGATGAACTGCTAAGTACCGGTGAATCCTCCTTTAGGACTAAGGAAGATATGCGCGTGAGACTTCCCAAAGGGGAGCGGCTGGTTTCCGGTTCTCCCGAGGTAGGCAATAAGAACATTTGGTTTCAGTCTGCCATGACAGGATATATCCCGGAAATACGAGGGGGACTTTACCAGAACTTTGAGGAAATGTCCCATATCAGGATTACCAATAGGCCGCTCTATGACCATTATAGCTTGGCCTATTCCGGGAAAAGCATGGAGGACTATTTTGGTAGAAACCGATTTGAGACAGAAGGATTCGGTGAAGAAGAGCTCACCACCTCCAAGTCGGGTAATGATTATAGGGAGTGGATGGCACAGGGGAACCATGTGTTCGGGTATGAGCTGATTGCCCCTGCCCATACGGACCCCTATGAGCTGATGAGGGAAGATTTAAGACGCTTCTTCCCGCATATTGAGGCTAAGGTGGAGAAAAAGAAGAAAACGGTCTATGCATTGATCCAGCAGGAAGGGAGTGTCTATCCCGCTTCTACCACGGAAAAAAGCTCCTATGCCATGGATGCCGGTCTTCAGATGAGGAACCTTTCCATACAGGGGCTGGTACATCATCTGAATGTGGTCTTTCTTCGCAATAGTCCCTATCCGGTCATCAACAAGACGGGATTGGACTATCCCATTGATCTGGATCTCCAGGCCAATTTTTCCGATGTGGAAAGTTTGGGCCAGGCACTCAGGGAAAAAGGGCTTGACCTGGTCAAGCGGGAGGAAGAAATCAATGTGTTGGTGATAAGAAAAGTAGCAGAACCTAAACTACTTGCCTTATGA
- a CDS encoding DUF6266 family protein, protein MGKVTDGLLGGISGKVGNLVFYQVNGETLVRSNSGNRSGTTALQSYNQQAFALVQEFLSPMKRELAIGFASFKKGTKRGIDRAKSLMLKNGIYPQDGIPLLQPMKALVSSGDLTGVKDGVLGVFEDSSFSIEWTPNSWDGSARDSDQTFVVVYDTGKQRVFSKQGACYRKDGFQEIELPWSNIDRSSGLYVYFSFYSERGSKVEFSDSVCLGKIE, encoded by the coding sequence ATGGGAAAAGTCACAGATGGTTTATTGGGAGGAATCTCCGGAAAGGTGGGGAATTTGGTTTTTTATCAGGTCAATGGAGAGACCCTGGTCAGGTCCAATTCCGGCAATAGAAGTGGTACTACCGCGCTTCAGAGTTATAATCAGCAGGCTTTTGCCTTGGTGCAGGAGTTTTTGTCACCTATGAAAAGAGAGCTGGCCATTGGGTTTGCCAGCTTTAAAAAGGGGACCAAGCGAGGCATTGACCGGGCCAAGAGTTTGATGCTCAAGAACGGGATTTATCCTCAGGACGGCATCCCCCTGCTACAGCCTATGAAGGCCTTGGTCTCCTCAGGAGATCTGACTGGGGTAAAGGATGGGGTGCTGGGAGTTTTTGAGGATTCAAGTTTCAGCATTGAGTGGACACCTAATAGTTGGGATGGTTCGGCCCGGGATTCTGACCAAACCTTTGTGGTGGTATATGATACCGGGAAGCAGCGGGTATTCAGTAAGCAGGGAGCTTGCTATCGCAAAGATGGCTTTCAGGAAATAGAGTTGCCTTGGAGCAACATAGATAGATCCTCTGGGCTGTATGTTTACTTTTCTTTTTATTCCGAGCGTGGCAGCAAAGTCGAATTTTCAGATTCAGTATGTCTGGGGAAAATTGAATAG
- a CDS encoding SusC/RagA family TonB-linked outer membrane protein, with translation MRTLRYLLSGLMVFVFQTLQAQEFLQGTVLEKDSGIPMAGALVLFTPGGGSAIANEEGEFRMELEAGDYELRVSFMGYKTLNTKVTVPLGKELLLEMEPMEMGLDEVEVVSTGYQEIPKDRASGSFVTLDEELIDRRVSTNLVDRLEDVTSGLIFNRAGDQTRDPISIRGRSTLGVFSQPLIVIDNFPYDGSLDDINPNDVESITVLRDAAAASIWGARAGNGVIVITTKSGKRNQGMKVSLTANSNWIQQPDPFLSPVMGINEFITIEEQLFEAGYYNSTFFNPTRPAVTPVVETLYQEREGLITAEEADRRIAAYRSYDLREDIQQYLYRPQLNQQYNIGLSGGSASNSYLISLGYDDQRLSEVGNSNNRFTLNVKNDFRLVNDKLGIQVGFYGAKSREVDQNAGPGDLSFTSAQTMYPYARLADENGNPLAVTNRFINSFKQEAEAAGLLDWDYVPLDEIGLSPTKDYLDDWRLNLGMDYALLKGLKAKMLYQYWQMNSRSETLYDQNSYYAREEINLFSEFDENGNLIRNIPYGGILQHSSRFSNSHSARAMLEYAGDWGNKWEFNSLAGAELKMLDFETSSQRLYGYNAETGSTQKVDYLSVFPQYNFPLITSPVTNADGVGAGADRFYSLFANASLSYSNRYLLTLSARKDASNLFGVEANQRAVPLWSAGLGWTLSEEDFYHWEGLPYLKLRLSYGYNGNVDRSLSAFTTARIATRNTLTNLPYAQIVNPPNRNLRWERIKITNLGLDMESKNGRISGTLEFYLKDGLDLIGQSPYPPSAGILTFTGNNASMRTTGYDLQLNTRNLKGGLKWNTAFLLSGLKEKVTDYEIESPVASILDRGASGGGGGVNYPVEGRPLFSFYSLPWAGLNPDTGAPRGLLDGEPSEDYRTLVNEASLESIVYHGPARPTTFGSLRNTFSYKGFSFSANISYRFGYYFRRTSVQYSSIQMGRGGHSDYELRWQNPGDELVTQIPSQPASIDNLRDTFYRNSSVLVEKGDHIRLQDVRLGYSIPKQGTGLFSKMERAELFLYANNLGMIWKATDTDWDPDFGRQVPRKSIAVGIQLDF, from the coding sequence ATGAGAACGCTTCGATATCTATTGAGTGGTCTGATGGTCTTTGTTTTTCAGACCTTGCAGGCGCAGGAGTTCTTACAGGGAACGGTATTGGAAAAGGACAGTGGTATTCCCATGGCGGGTGCATTGGTTTTATTTACCCCGGGCGGGGGCTCCGCCATCGCAAATGAAGAGGGTGAATTCAGGATGGAGCTGGAGGCAGGGGACTATGAGCTCAGGGTAAGTTTTATGGGATATAAAACCCTGAACACAAAGGTGACGGTGCCTTTGGGAAAAGAACTTCTACTGGAAATGGAGCCCATGGAAATGGGACTGGATGAAGTGGAGGTGGTATCCACAGGGTATCAGGAAATCCCAAAAGACCGGGCTTCAGGATCCTTTGTGACGCTGGATGAGGAACTGATCGACCGAAGGGTCAGTACAAACCTGGTGGACAGGCTGGAAGATGTGACCTCCGGACTGATCTTCAACAGGGCAGGGGACCAGACCAGAGATCCCATCTCCATCCGTGGAAGAAGTACACTGGGGGTGTTCTCCCAGCCTTTAATTGTCATTGATAATTTTCCCTATGATGGAAGCCTGGATGATATCAACCCCAATGACGTGGAAAGCATCACCGTATTACGGGATGCTGCTGCGGCCTCTATCTGGGGAGCCAGGGCAGGGAATGGGGTGATTGTGATCACCACCAAGTCAGGTAAGCGGAATCAGGGGATGAAGGTGAGCCTGACTGCCAATTCCAACTGGATCCAGCAGCCCGATCCCTTCCTTTCCCCGGTCATGGGCATCAATGAATTTATAACGATAGAAGAACAGCTTTTTGAGGCAGGGTATTACAACAGTACCTTTTTCAATCCTACACGTCCTGCGGTCACCCCGGTGGTGGAGACACTTTACCAGGAGAGGGAAGGACTGATCACTGCTGAGGAAGCTGACCGCCGAATAGCGGCCTATCGGAGTTATGACCTTCGGGAAGATATTCAGCAGTACCTCTATAGGCCCCAGTTAAACCAGCAATATAATATTGGCTTGTCTGGTGGATCTGCATCCAACAGCTACCTGATATCCTTGGGCTATGATGACCAGCGACTCTCTGAGGTAGGTAATTCCAACAACAGGTTTACCTTGAATGTGAAAAATGATTTCCGCTTGGTTAACGATAAGCTGGGCATACAGGTAGGTTTTTATGGGGCCAAAAGCAGGGAAGTGGATCAGAACGCAGGTCCGGGTGACCTGAGTTTTACCTCGGCCCAGACCATGTATCCCTATGCCCGGCTGGCCGATGAAAATGGCAATCCGCTGGCCGTAACCAATAGATTCATCAACAGTTTTAAGCAGGAGGCAGAAGCAGCGGGCCTGCTGGACTGGGATTACGTTCCCCTGGATGAAATAGGGCTCAGTCCTACCAAGGATTACCTGGATGACTGGAGATTGAATCTGGGAATGGATTATGCCTTGCTCAAAGGGCTGAAGGCCAAGATGCTCTATCAGTACTGGCAGATGAATTCTCGTAGCGAAACCCTGTATGACCAGAACAGCTATTACGCCAGAGAGGAGATCAACCTATTCAGCGAATTCGATGAGAATGGAAACCTGATCCGGAATATTCCCTACGGCGGGATTTTACAGCACTCCAGCAGGTTCTCCAACAGCCATTCAGCAAGGGCAATGCTGGAATATGCAGGTGATTGGGGTAATAAATGGGAATTTAACTCACTGGCTGGGGCAGAATTGAAAATGCTGGATTTTGAAACATCCAGTCAAAGACTGTACGGGTACAATGCTGAAACGGGCAGTACCCAGAAAGTGGATTACCTTTCTGTTTTTCCCCAGTATAATTTTCCATTGATCACTTCTCCGGTTACCAATGCGGATGGTGTAGGGGCTGGGGCAGACCGCTTTTATTCCCTGTTTGCGAATGCCTCGCTTAGCTATTCAAACCGCTATCTACTCACCCTGAGCGCCAGGAAGGATGCTTCCAATCTATTTGGGGTTGAGGCAAACCAACGGGCAGTACCGCTTTGGTCAGCAGGTCTGGGCTGGACACTCAGTGAGGAAGACTTTTACCACTGGGAGGGCCTGCCTTATCTAAAACTCCGGTTGTCCTATGGTTATAACGGCAATGTGGACCGAAGCCTTTCTGCCTTTACCACTGCAAGAATAGCGACCAGAAATACATTGACCAATTTGCCTTATGCGCAGATTGTCAATCCCCCTAACCGAAACCTGCGATGGGAACGGATCAAGATCACCAACCTAGGGCTGGATATGGAAAGTAAAAACGGCAGGATCTCCGGAACCTTGGAATTTTACCTGAAAGACGGGCTGGATCTGATCGGACAGTCTCCCTATCCCCCGAGTGCGGGTATATTGACCTTCACCGGTAATAATGCCTCCATGCGGACAACAGGCTATGACCTGCAGCTGAATACCAGAAACCTGAAAGGAGGATTGAAATGGAATACTGCCTTTCTGCTGTCTGGCCTTAAGGAAAAAGTGACTGATTATGAGATAGAATCCCCGGTAGCAAGTATTCTCGACAGAGGAGCAAGTGGAGGGGGTGGGGGAGTGAACTATCCGGTGGAAGGAAGGCCGCTGTTTTCTTTCTATAGTCTGCCATGGGCAGGTTTAAATCCGGATACTGGAGCTCCTCGTGGGCTGCTGGATGGAGAGCCTTCCGAGGATTACCGTACCCTGGTCAATGAAGCAAGTCTGGAAAGTATAGTCTATCACGGTCCTGCCAGACCCACCACGTTTGGATCCTTGCGGAATACCTTCAGCTATAAAGGGTTTAGCTTTTCTGCCAATATCAGTTACCGATTTGGGTATTATTTCAGAAGGACTTCAGTTCAATACAGCAGTATCCAGATGGGAAGGGGCGGTCATTCGGATTATGAGTTGAGATGGCAGAATCCGGGCGACGAGCTGGTAACCCAGATCCCTTCCCAGCCTGCCTCCATAGATAACCTGAGGGATACCTTCTACCGCAACAGCAGTGTCCTAGTTGAGAAAGGCGATCATATACGGCTTCAGGATGTCCGCTTAGGCTATAGCATTCCCAAACAGGGAACCGGGCTTTTCTCCAAAATGGAGCGGGCAGAACTCTTTCTTTATGCCAATAACCTGGGGATGATCTGGAAAGCTACCGATACAGACTGGGACCCGGATTTTGGAAGGCAGGTACCCAGAAAAAGTATAGCCGTAGGTATCCAACTTGATTTTTAA
- a CDS encoding cyclic nucleotide-binding domain-containing protein: protein MNQLIADNNRIRKFSDEAYEAVFQKLTLRRVSRGEILKKVDTVDVKSRYICEGFLGLFQEGKKGLQLFRIFGKSDTAFDEQSFRSNAPSKTMIRALSDTVFLGFTLEAETEILSRKPEFYSLALEVAHRINKRHVEQEAIKTRKFMDGFPLLLKKYPGIGQHLKNQDLADFFNCSISTVERHKYPIMNEYEGSL, encoded by the coding sequence ATGAATCAGCTGATTGCTGATAACAACAGGATCAGGAAGTTTTCTGATGAGGCCTATGAGGCAGTATTTCAGAAACTCACATTGCGAAGGGTATCCAGAGGCGAGATACTCAAAAAGGTGGATACGGTGGATGTCAAAAGCCGCTATATCTGTGAAGGTTTCTTGGGACTTTTTCAGGAAGGGAAAAAAGGGCTTCAGTTGTTCAGGATTTTTGGCAAGTCGGATACAGCATTTGATGAGCAGTCATTCAGGAGCAACGCTCCTTCCAAGACCATGATCAGGGCTTTGTCAGATACCGTGTTTCTGGGGTTTACCCTAGAGGCGGAAACAGAGATACTTTCCAGAAAGCCGGAGTTCTATTCCCTGGCATTGGAAGTAGCCCACCGCATTAATAAGCGGCATGTAGAACAGGAAGCTATCAAAACCAGAAAGTTTATGGATGGTTTTCCGCTCCTGCTCAAGAAGTATCCTGGGATAGGTCAGCACCTCAAAAATCAGGATTTGGCAGATTTTTTCAATTGCAGTATCAGCACCGTAGAGCGACATAAATACCCAATCATGAATGAGTATGAAGGCAGTCTTTGA
- a CDS encoding MauE/DoxX family redox-associated membrane protein: MNRILSIPLIILWTYTGLDKLIRWDASRKAFHNQTFPAELAEVLAYTVPITELLIALLLLFSVTRWWGYLGSIILLTVFTTYVGLIWVGAFPRVPCNCAGILENLGWAEHFVLNMICIGIAVVALRLERLK, encoded by the coding sequence ATGAACCGAATTCTCAGCATCCCACTAATCATCCTCTGGACCTATACCGGATTGGATAAACTGATCCGCTGGGATGCGAGTAGAAAGGCTTTCCATAACCAGACCTTCCCGGCAGAACTAGCGGAGGTACTGGCTTATACGGTACCGATCACTGAGTTGCTGATTGCCCTGCTCCTGCTCTTTTCAGTAACCCGATGGTGGGGATATCTGGGAAGTATAATACTACTGACGGTTTTCACCACTTATGTGGGGTTGATTTGGGTAGGAGCTTTTCCGAGGGTGCCCTGTAATTGTGCAGGGATCTTGGAGAATCTGGGATGGGCAGAGCATTTTGTGTTGAATATGATTTGTATTGGAATAGCGGTGGTAGCACTTCGATTGGAAAGGTTAAAGTGA
- a CDS encoding helix-turn-helix domain-containing protein — translation MAKKEKLKIDHRILADNLRSLRKQALLTINGIDAYTNQSSDHIRQLENKGNKVTPNVNTLLPYSTLYDVTVNDLLKKPDLKLGSNLKVLETFRRNYKDFKDYFIDALSTPDFIRLKVLPLPQMKAGMKVSEIIDLFPDDNIESKPLSRELGRMVEKGILVKEDSSGNGAVYLYRLK, via the coding sequence ATGGCAAAGAAGGAAAAACTAAAAATTGATCATCGGATTTTGGCAGATAATTTAAGATCGCTTAGAAAACAAGCTCTGTTAACTATTAATGGCATTGACGCATACACTAATCAATCCAGCGATCACATCCGTCAATTGGAAAATAAAGGGAATAAAGTCACTCCCAACGTAAATACCTTACTACCATATAGCACGCTCTATGATGTTACAGTCAATGACCTTTTGAAGAAACCAGATCTAAAACTAGGTTCAAACTTAAAAGTACTAGAAACCTTCAGAAGGAATTACAAAGACTTCAAAGACTATTTTATTGATGCATTATCTACACCTGATTTTATCCGGTTAAAAGTTCTCCCTTTACCTCAAATGAAAGCTGGTATGAAAGTTTCAGAAATTATTGATCTATTCCCAGATGATAACATTGAGAGCAAGCCACTTTCTAGAGAATTAGGGCGAATGGTTGAAAAAGGTATATTGGTTAAGGAAGATTCAAGTGGAAATGGAGCCGTTTACTTGTATAGGCTTAAATAG
- a CDS encoding DUF6520 family protein, giving the protein MNKLSKMLPALGLVLGATMAMAMNVPTMMAEKTATKVWTPDSHPDYAMTNGYREITNEEILVDYECDESSQECAVEFVNDNPFGTIENLEEGTYVAL; this is encoded by the coding sequence ATGAATAAACTATCTAAAATGCTTCCAGCACTGGGATTAGTGCTCGGAGCAACCATGGCCATGGCCATGAATGTACCGACTATGATGGCGGAAAAAACTGCCACCAAAGTCTGGACCCCAGATTCTCATCCCGACTATGCGATGACCAACGGCTATCGTGAGATAACCAATGAGGAAATCCTTGTGGATTATGAATGCGATGAAAGTTCTCAGGAATGTGCAGTGGAATTTGTCAATGACAATCCATTTGGCACCATAGAGAATCTGGAAGAAGGCACATATGTAGCCTTATGA
- a CDS encoding RagB/SusD family nutrient uptake outer membrane protein, producing MNRINIRFAILGFSLLLWGCEGYLDEKPNQNLVVVNTLADVRSLLDNSSVFNEQPVLGVLAADNYYLADAGVADLSVYQIGSYFWMDDPFQGDYVGDWISPYEQVFYANVALDALDKLDDNEGLGSAELRGEALFHRAYAYYQLLQYFAPPYKMAGGNDQLLGIVLKDSPDVNEEAFRSNLEECYRKVLDDLNEAVTLLPDFQLPKTRPSKVSALGMLSRLHLTLFDYQAAAATAREALELYPDRLDFREADENARFPFERMGKEVMYYSALLTVSFNRSSEVYVDTLLAASYWENDLRLPVYFDSVGPNRLSYTGRLSGTTGMFGGLSVGELELNLAEGLARTGDEAGAKAVLEEFFSRRIAGDEIPAVDFEGKELIQFILDERRRELIGRGLRWTDLRRINQEADYEITLEKSLNGESYVLEPNSVRYTYPIPDDEIVLSGIRQNER from the coding sequence ATGAACAGAATAAACATAAGATTTGCAATCCTCGGGTTCAGCCTGCTTTTATGGGGCTGTGAGGGATATCTGGACGAGAAGCCCAATCAGAATCTGGTGGTGGTGAATACCCTGGCTGATGTGCGGAGTCTTCTTGATAATTCAAGTGTTTTTAACGAGCAGCCCGTGCTGGGGGTGTTGGCAGCAGATAACTATTACCTGGCTGATGCCGGGGTGGCAGATTTATCTGTTTACCAGATAGGTTCCTATTTCTGGATGGACGATCCTTTTCAGGGAGACTATGTAGGCGATTGGATTTCTCCCTATGAGCAGGTGTTCTATGCCAATGTGGCACTGGATGCATTGGATAAATTGGATGATAATGAAGGTTTAGGATCCGCTGAACTCAGGGGAGAGGCCTTGTTTCACCGTGCTTATGCCTATTATCAGTTGCTTCAGTACTTTGCCCCTCCTTACAAGATGGCTGGTGGAAATGATCAGTTGCTGGGTATTGTGCTGAAGGATAGCCCTGATGTCAATGAAGAGGCATTTCGATCCAATCTAGAGGAATGTTACCGGAAAGTTCTGGATGATCTGAATGAAGCGGTGACTCTTTTACCGGATTTTCAGCTTCCTAAAACCAGACCAAGTAAAGTTTCTGCGCTAGGAATGCTGTCCCGTCTGCATTTGACCCTATTTGACTATCAGGCGGCTGCAGCTACGGCAAGAGAAGCATTGGAGCTATATCCTGATCGGCTTGATTTTAGGGAAGCGGATGAGAATGCCCGCTTTCCCTTTGAGCGGATGGGAAAGGAGGTCATGTATTATTCCGCTTTGTTGACTGTTTCATTCAATAGATCTTCCGAAGTATATGTAGATACTTTGCTGGCTGCTTCCTATTGGGAGAATGACCTTCGTCTTCCGGTTTATTTTGACTCAGTGGGTCCAAATAGGCTCTCCTATACAGGAAGGCTGTCCGGTACCACTGGCATGTTTGGAGGTCTCAGTGTGGGAGAATTGGAGTTGAACCTGGCAGAAGGACTGGCCAGAACTGGGGATGAGGCTGGGGCAAAGGCGGTGTTGGAGGAGTTCTTTTCCAGAAGGATCGCTGGTGATGAAATTCCAGCGGTGGATTTCGAAGGAAAAGAATTGATTCAATTTATCCTGGATGAAAGGAGAAGGGAGTTGATAGGTAGGGGGCTCCGTTGGACTGATTTGAGGAGAATAAATCAGGAAGCGGATTATGAAATAACCTTGGAAAAATCTTTGAATGGAGAGTCCTATGTGTTGGAGCCTAATTCGGTGAGGTACACCTATCCTATACCTGATGACGAGATTGTATTATCCGGTATCCGGCAGAATGAAAGGTGA